In the genome of Dermatophagoides farinae isolate YC_2012a chromosome 4, ASM2471394v1, whole genome shotgun sequence, the window gattaattttcattgaaataatgtgatatttgtaaaaaatgaccaaactAAAACTCAACatgaatgtgaataataattcaatcatcatgaaaatgaatattgcATCcataaaacaattgaaacaattcaattgaacGATAAAGATTTTTAACCATtgtaataaatcaatcaaaaatgtattattgttattattgtaatcACGATTTGCAGCCACCTGTTGAATGTTACGATATTGTGCATAACAAACGACagtaaaaatcaaaacattctGGATATTACGACGAATCATATGAATGTGATTACGTTTACATATTAATCTGGAtagattattttgattgcttttcgataaaattattttcaaatatctttttttcgacaatgatgatgttgttgtcgtattCCGATTGTTTCCACAAACAATATCGatcagaattttatttaaacaACGATTAttaatggagaaaaaatctttataaACATAAATGATGGCCACTATGTTGATGAACAACAttaaatttgtttcatttgttgtatGCATAAAAATTGCCGGATCAAACATCCATATACGTTGATcatatgataatggtaatgaataaatcaaaaatgatctCAATGATTCAtaacaaagaaaatggatgagtaatggaaaataattttttttcccattacTATCGATACTATCGATAATGTGGccaattatttgaaaatattccaTTGTTTTTGGCCAAAATAATTGACgaattcgatgaaaaaatttgccaattttgtccattttttttctcaaacgTTTTTGACTGATGATTCTTCAAttgaaatgtgaatgaaaatgttttcattcacatttgttTTCCGgccaaaaaaacttttttttttgtttcgttgaaAAAGtcgataattttgattttaaaatataAACTTTTTTGCTTTCTTCCAGAGAAAATATTCCTGaaagaatattttatttctcaAAATAGAAAGAATAAATCTGTATCTATCTGTGTTTTATGtggaaaacaaatcaaagcaattttttgttgaagaaaaaaaaatttcattcccGTTACCATCGAAGCAGGTAATGACTTTTTCTCCCTTTCTCGGGTAATTtcttcattaaaaaaatgtaaaaaattatgattgaaattatttcattggaaataaaattattgtgGTGGTAgtgttgacgatgatgaattagtgggccgaatgatgatgattttcaaaacgaaaaaaaacttttcaaaaaattcttgaataaaAAGTTTCTTTTCTACAttcttcatttgaaaaatttaaagatCATCATAACCAATTTGACGTAGATTAAGATGAACTGATATATGgccgtttgtgtgtgtgtgtgtgtgtttgtgtgtgtgtgtgcgtgtgcgtgtgatcgattgattgattgtgaataaaatagagaaaaaaaaatttcaaatacaatcgattgaaaCCGAAAGATTGGACTTACCATTACGAAACCAATCATGTTGATTGCACCGAAACGTCCACATGAAAAACagtaatgattttttttgtctgaaaTTTTTCCAGATATGAATAcaatttccattgaaatcgtaataataatgatgatgatgatgatttatcattaatgTTTCGTGAATACCAAACTACAGtgactatatatatatagtcgATAAATattgtattgaattgaattttcaataaaaacaacaacaacaaaaaaaaaattcatcaggTTAACATTGAACATTCATTAAATAAAAGTGAAACATTCCATTTATGATATTCAAAACATAACGACTTTGATCATTAACATTTCCAAAACAATTGTTCATGTTTTAAAATTCGAATATTCCATGAACATCTTgtatgtcatcatcaacatcttaCAATAGATGAGTagaaactgaaaaaaagaaagaaaaaaaattgaaaaaattcaccaaacaaaatacaaCACAATGATTGAATCTTACCCGAATAAAACTGCTTATATCTATGGCACCATATTTACCATATGAAAAACCATAACgtttttttgtatgaaatttttcaatataatccATCAATTTCCATTGcatagataatgatgatgaaaatgatgatggaatttttgttgtttgaatcattgttgttgccgttgttAGACCCATCAATTGCCGCAAAccaattgaataatgaatacGTTTTGAATATTTAGTGCAAATATAATGTATCCAAAATATACCGAAACATTCTTGTAGAAATACCGATATTATTAGCGATTCAAGATATAGATTCTGTCGTCCAGTTACATGCAGCCGCATTAATGTACCGATTATATAAAGATTACTTGGCCAATTAtagaagagaaaaatgagaaaaaaatgcgaaTATGATCgcaaaacatcatcaacaaaacgaAATAGGTGATAATTGTACCAAAGAAATTGCCGTACAAAACgtatattcaaatgatcgATTGGCCATTGATTCAAATGGCAAAATATTTGCTGATAATTCAGTCGTATAATCCATTCAAATCCtatgatgaatgttgataataattcagcCATATGAATGAGAAGTAAaccatcaaaaaacaaaaataatgcaTTCAATTGTGTtgagaatattttcattatacaCACGactaatgattgatttggttggaaaaaataatttctatTCGATAGAATTTGGAATTCATAGTAACAACCAAGCATCACTAAAGatttgcaaaacaaaaaaaaaataataataataataatcagaaaacaaaatagctAACCAATACTTACATACTAAAGTCATTTCTAAATTTCTTCGTAATAAATGCATACGAAAGTGTTGcataataaattgataaaaatttatttgttgtcgctgtccatatgatgattttctaaTCGATGGAAATATCGATTCATTTGGATCTTTTCGTTCAATCATTACATTGATCAGTATGATATTCGTATCATAAtattttgaatggaaaaaattttcatataaatttgccaaccaaaaaaacatgaacgATAATATtagattgatttcaattgtcATATTCAACATGATTCCAGCAtcgaacaataataaacgatAATTATGCGATAATGGCgctaaataaatgaaaagataACGTGCCGATTCCATACGCAAATAACATACAATATGATTATGTGATTTTATTAtcttatcattatgatcac includes:
- the LOC124490883 gene encoding uncharacterized protein LOC124490883, coding for MQHFRMHLLRRNLEMTLVLMLGCYYEFQILSNRNYFFQPNQSLVVCIMKIFSTQLNALFLFFDGLLLIHMAELLSTFIIGFEWIIRLNYQQIFCHLNQWPIDHLNIRFVRQFLWYNYHLFRFVDDVLRSYSHFFLIFLFYNWPSNLYIIGTLMRLHVTGRQNLYLESLIISVFLQECFGIFWIHYICTKYSKRIHYSIGLRQLMGLTTATTMIQTTKIPSSFSSSLSMQWKLMDYIEKFHTKKRYGFSYGKYGAIDISSFIRFLLIYCKMLMMTYKMFMEYSNFKT